A stretch of Lactuca sativa cultivar Salinas chromosome 6, Lsat_Salinas_v11, whole genome shotgun sequence DNA encodes these proteins:
- the LOC111887432 gene encoding ABC transporter G family member 20, whose protein sequence is MSFDTMSLASDLPFLGPRSGPSSMELKQLSRRPKHHISPTLGELLQFVGDANSSPNAGHGVSDPLHASPFVLSFNSLTYSVKVSRKTAVPSSLGGGKVEMSNTKVLLDDISGEAREGEIMAVLGASGSGKSTLIDALANRIARGSLKGTVTLNGDILESKLLKVISAYVMQDDLLFPMLTVEETLMFSAEFRLPRTLSKSKKKARVQALIDQLGLRNAAKTIIGDEGHRGVSGGERRRVSIGTDIIHDPIVLFLDEPTSGLDSTSAYMVVKVLQRIAQSGSIVIMSIHQPSYRLMGLLDKLIFLSRGQMVFSDTPSKLPDFFAEFGNPIPENDDRTEFTLDFIRELEMSDSGTKQLVDFNKSWQRNKSQDRRSVAEAKLSLKDAISASISRGKLVSGATNIDSNLSSSVPTFANSFWVEVLVIAKRSMLNSWRSPELYAIRLGAIIVTGTILATMFRKLDNSPRGIQERIGFFAFAMSTMFYTCAEAIPVFLQERYIFMRETAYNAYRRSSYVVSHSIMAIPSLIFLSFVFACITFWAVGLAGGTMGFFTFLLFIFASFWVGSSFVTFLSGVVTHVMLGYTVVVAVLAYFLLFSGFFISRDRIPAYWLWFHYLSLVKYPYQGVLQNEFDDPMECFVRGTQIFDNSPLGAIPDTMKLKLLKSMSQALGVPLTSSTCLTTGADILKRQGVTDISKWGCFWITIALGFLFRILFYFALLVGSKNKRR, encoded by the coding sequence ATGTCTTTTGACACCATGTCCCTGGCAAGTGATCTGCCATTTCTAGGCCCACGTTCTGGCCCTTCAAGCATGGAGCTTAAGCAACTATCTCGACGACCAAAACACCATATCTCACCAACGCTCGGAGAGCTTTTGCAATTCGTCGGAGATGCCAATTCTTCTCCCAACGCCGGCCATGGCGTTTCTGATCCACTTCACGCATCACCTTTTGTTCTTTCTTTCAATAGTCTCACATATAGTGTTAAAGTCTCTCGAAAGACGGCCGTTCCTAGTTCACTAGGCGGTGGTAAGGTGGAGATGTCGAACACTAAGGTTTTGTTGGATGATATCTCCGGCGAGGCGAGGGAAGGCGAGATCATGGCGGTGCTTGGTGCCAGTGGGTCGGGAAAGTCGACGTTAATCGACGCACTTGCAAACCGGATTGCGAGAGGGAGCTTGAAAGGTACTGTGACGTTGAACGGTGACATTCTTGAGTCAAAGTTGCTCAAAGTTATATCCGCCTACGTCATGCAAGATGATTTATTGTTTCCCATGCTAACCGTCGAAGAAACGCTGATGTTCTCGGCTGAGTTCCGGCTTCCTCGGACACTGTCAAAGTCGAAAAAGAAAGCAAGAGTTCAAGCACTGATCGATCAGTTAGGTCTCAGAAATGCTGCTAAAACGATCATCGGAGATGAAGGTCATAGAGGGGTTTCCGGTGGGGAACGCCGTCGTGTTTCTATCGGAACCGACATCATCCATGACCCCATCGTGCTGTTTCTTGACGAACCTACATCTGGGCTCGACTCCACTAGTGCTTACATGGTGGTAAAAGTCTTGCAACGTATAGCTCAAAGCGGAAGCATAGTGATCATGTCGATACACCAACCTAGTTACAGACTCATGGGTTTGCTCGACAAATTGATATTTCTTTCAAGGGGACAAATGGTTTTCAGTGATACCCCATCAAAACTACCAGATTTCTTCGCAGAATTCGGAAACCCAATCCCAGAAAACGATGATCGAACTGAATTTACACTCGACTTCATCAGAGAGCTCGAGATGTCCGATTCAGGAACTAAACAGCTAGTTGATTTCAACAAGTCATGGCAAAGAAACAAAAGCCAAGATAGGAGATCAGTCGCAGAAGCCAAACTGTCACTAAAAGACGCCATAAGTGCAAGCATTTCACGAGGCAAGTTAGTCTCAGGCGCTACGAACATTGATTCGAATCTATCCTCGTCAGTTCCAACATTTGCAAACTCTTTTTGGGTGGAGGTTCTTGTGATAGCAAAACGTTCGATGCTCAATTCATGGCGATCACCTGAACTTTACGCGATCCGTCTAGGCGCTATCATTGTTACCGGAACTATTCTAGCAACCATGTTTCGGAAACTGGACAATTCGCCACGTGGAATCCAAGAACGAATAGGGTTTTTCGCGTTTGCCATGTCCACAATGTTCTACACTTGTGCAGAAGCCATTCCTGTGTTCCTTCAAGAACGATACATTTTCATGAGAGAAACTGCGTACAACGCTTACAGACGTTCATCATACGTTGTGTCTCACTCGATTATGGCCATTCCTTCCTTAATCTTCCTCTCATTCGTATTTGCATGCATAACCTTTTGGGCTGTAGGGTTAGCCGGTGGGACCATGGGGTTTTTCACTTTCCTCCTCTTCATATTTGCCTCATTTTGGGTCGGAAGCTCTTTCGTCACCTTCCTCTCCGGCGTTGTGACTCACGTGATGCTTGGATACACCGTTGTGGTTGCGGTTCTGGCGTATTTCCTTCTCTTCAGTGGTTTCTTCATCAGTCGTGATCGAATCCCGGCGTATTGGTTATGGTTCCATTATCTTTCACTGGTTAAATACCCTTATCAGGGTGTTTTGCAGAACGAGTTTGATGATCCTATGGAATGCTTCGTGAGGGGAACTCAAATCTTTGATAATTCGCCATTGGGTGCGATTCCAGACACCATGAAACTGAAGCTTTTGAAGAGCATGAGCCAGGCACTTGGTGTGCCGCTTACAAGCTCGACTTGCTTGACTACTGGTGCAGATATATTGAAGCGACAAGGGGTTACTGATATTAGCAAATGGGGTTGCTTTTGGATCACCATAGCGTTGGGTTTCTTGTTTAGAATCTTGTTTTATTTTGCTTTGTTGGTGGGAAGTAAGAACAAAAGGAGGTAA